A window of the Lactuca sativa cultivar Salinas chromosome 5, Lsat_Salinas_v11, whole genome shotgun sequence genome harbors these coding sequences:
- the LOC111876143 gene encoding indole-3-acetic acid-amido synthetase GH3.6 produces the protein MPEAEAPNNGSTTLTDYNLTEKNKKCLQFIEDVTSNPDNVQRQILSEILTQNANVEYLIRHGLSGYTDRETFKKLVPVVTYEDLQNDITRIANGDKSPILSSHPISEFLTSSGTSGGERKLMPTIEDELGRRSLLYSLLMPVMNRFVPGLDKGKGMYFLFIKSEAKTPGGLVARPVLTSYYKSSHFKERPYDPYTNYTSPNETILCPDSYQSMYSQMLCGLYLNNEVLRVGAVFASGFIRAIRFLEKHWNLLSHDIRTGTLNSIITDPLVRESVMKILKPDPNLADFIELECSRKSWQGIIMRLWPNTKYVDVIVTGSMAQYIPTLDYYSNKLPLVCTMYASSECYFGVNLNPLCSPSEVAYTLIPTMAYFEFLPVHRNNGVSTTKGDEKERQQLVDLADVKLGQEYELVVTTYAGLYRYRVGDILRVVGFKNKAPQFSFICRKNVALSIDSDKTDEVELHKAVENAVSHMVPFGATLTEYTSYADTTTIPGHYVIFWEVSQNGLTPVPASVFEDSCLTIEESLNSVYRQGRASDKSIGALEIKIVENGTFDKLMDYAISLGASINQYKTPRCVKFEPIIKLLNSRVVSSYFSPKCPKWFPGQKQWSNVH, from the exons ATGCCTGAGGCTGAGGCACCGAACAACGGCTCCACCACCCTGACGGACTACAATCTCACCGAGAAAAACAAAAAGTGTCTTCAATTCATCGAAGACGTCACCTCGAACCCCGACAACGTCCAACGACAGATCCTTTCCGAAATCCTCACCCAAAATGCCAACGTCGAATACTTAATCCGCCATGGTCTTTCCGGCTACACTGATCGTGAAACGTTTAAAAAACTTGTCCCTGTTGTTACCTATGAAGATCTCCAAAACGATATTACACGGATCGCAAATGGCGATAAATCCCCGATTCTTTCCTCCCACCCGATATCCGAATTCTTAACAAG TTCTGGGACATCTGGAGGAGAGAGAAAACTGATGCCCACCATTGAAGACGAGCTGGGAAGAAGGTCTTTATTATACAGTCTTTTGATGCCAGTGATGAACCGGTTTGTACCCGGTTTGGATAAAGGCAAAGGCATgtattttctatttataaaatcCGAAGCAAAAACCCCCGGTGGGCTCGTGGCCCGACCCGTTTTGACAAGTTACTACAAAAGCTCCCATTTCAAAGAAAGACCTTACGACCCGTATACAAATTACACGAGCCCGAACGAAACCATTCTTTGCCCCGATTCGTATCAAAGCATGTATTCCCAAATGCTTTGCGGGTTGTACCTAAACAACGAAGTTCTTCGGGTCGGGGCGGTTTTTGCTTCGGGATTCATCCGGGCTATTCGGTTTTTAGAAAAGCATTGGAATCTTTTGAGCCATGATATTCGCACGGGTACTTTGAATTCAATTATCACCGACCCGTTGGTGAGGGAATCCGTGATGAAAATCTTGAAACCCGACCCGAATCTTGCCGATTTTATCGAACTCGAGTGCTCAAGGAAGTCATGGCAAGGGATTATTATGCGATTATGGCCGAACACAAAGTATGTCGACGTTATCGTTACCGGGTCCATGGCTCAGTATATACCAACTCTTGACTACTATAGCAATAAACTCCCTCTTGTGTGCACAATGTATGCATCTTCTGAGTGTTATTTTGGGGTTAATTTGAACCCACTTTGTAGCCCTAGTGAGGTTGCGTACACACTCATTCCCACCATGGCATATTTCGAGTTCCTACCTGTTCATCGCAACAATGGCGTGAGCACCACGAAAGGTGATGAGAAAGAGAGGCAACAACTTGTCGATCTCGCAGACGTTAAACTCGGTCAAGAATATGAACTCGTTGTCACCACTTACGCAG GTCTTTACAGGTATCGAGTTGGTGATATTCTTAGAGTCGTTGGATTTAAGAACAAAGCACCTCAATTCAGTTTCATTTGTAGAAAGAATGTGGCATTGAGTATTGATTCAGACAAGACTGACGAAGTGGAGCTACACAAAGCAGTGGAGAACGCGGTTAGCCACATGGTCCCATTTGGTGCGACATTGACCGAGTACACGAGCTATGCTGACACAACCACGATCCCTGGTCACTATGTGATCTTTTGGGAGGTTAGCCAAAATGGGTTAACTCCGGTTCCAGCTTCGGTGTTTGAAGATTCTTGTCTCACGATTGAAGAGTCGTTGAACAGTGTTTATAGGCAAGGGCGAGCTTCGGATAAGTCCATAGGAGCATTGGAGATCAAGATTGTTGAAAACGGGACGTTTGATAAATTGATGGATTATGCTATAAGTTTAGGTGCTTCGATTAATCAGTACAAGACTCCGAGGTGTGTAAAGTTTGAGCCGATTATAAAACTGTTAAACTCGAGGGTTGTGTCGAGTTATTTTAGCCCAAAGTGTCCAAAATGGTTTCCGGGGCAAAAGCAATGGAGTAATGTTCATTGA